A region from the Aegilops tauschii subsp. strangulata cultivar AL8/78 chromosome 5, Aet v6.0, whole genome shotgun sequence genome encodes:
- the LOC109773860 gene encoding uncharacterized protein → MGALEATRSVVGPAALGLGAPEPAASAAAGAAAGLTAAVAAQVVWTPVDVISQRLMVQGNPCPASRYHGGLDAFRKIVASDGLCGLYRGFGMSILTYAPSNAVWWATYSLSQKIIWSGIGCYLCEYGVGVQEIDDGDGEISLQPSCKTLMVVQGTSAAIAGGAAALVTMPLDTIKTRMQVMDGQGEPITIGRTVRELIKEGGWGACYRGLGPRWASMSLSATTMITTYEFLKRLSAKKGQESGVP, encoded by the coding sequence ATGGGCGCGCTCGAGGCCACGCGCTCCGTCGTCGGCCCGGCCGCGCTCGGCCTCGGCGCGCCGGAGCCTGCTGCGTCCGCGGCCGCGGGCGCGGCTGCCGGGCTCACCGCCGCCGTTGCCGCGCAGGTTGTGTGGACGCCCGTCGATGTCATCAGCCAGCGCCTCATGGTGCAGGGCAACCCGTGCCCGGCCTCCCGCTACCACGGCGGCCTCGACGCATTCCGCAAGATCGTAGCCTCCGATGGCCTCTGTGGCCTGTACCGCGGCTTCGGCATGTCCATCCTAACCTACGCCCCCTCCAATGCCGTGTGGTGGGCGACTTACTCACTGTCACAGAAGATAATCTGGAGCGGAATCGGCTGCTACCTCTGCGAGTACGGTGTGGGTGTTCAAGAAATCGATGATGGCGACGGTGAAATCTCATTGCAGCCAAGCTGCAAGACACTCATGGTGGTGCAGGGAACGAGTGCCGCGATAGCCGGTGGCGCCGCGGCGCTTGTGACCATGCCGCTGGACACCATCAAGACCAGGATGCAGGTCATGGACGGCCAAGGCGAGCCAATCACCATTGGGCGGACGGTGCGGGAGCTGATCAAGGAAGGCGGGTGGGGCGCGTGTTACAGGGGCCTCGGCCCGAGGTGGGCGTCCATGTCCTTGTCTGCCACCACCATGATCACCACGTATGAGTTCCTCAAGCGCCTCTCGGCGAAGAAGGGGCAGGAGAGTGGCGTTCCCTGA